One Thermococcus sp. M36 genomic window, GGAACGCCACGAACTCGGGATAGTCCCCTATCGGGTGCTCCCCCGCGTGGTCGGGTATCACAAAGAGGTACGTCTCGTTCTGGAGGCCGTAGTGGTCTATAATCGCCGCCATCTGGCGTAGCTGGGGGAGGTAAACCGGACTTACATCATGGATCAGGATGGCGAAGTGGCCGAACTGCGGGAGATAAGCCGGCTCACCGAGCGAGGAAGAGGAGACAGCCACCAGAACTACCACAAGGATGGGAAGCTTCTTCATCAGGGTTTGAAAGGAAAAAATGCGTAAAAAGCTTTCTCAGAGGTGCTTCCTGAGGAACTCTCCGACTTTGACTTTCCACTCATCGGGGTGGGACTTCAGGGTTCTCACGTGCGCCGCATCGGTGACCCACAGTTCGACGTCAGGGTTTATCCTCCTGTTGCGCTCGTAGAACTCCCTGACCTCCCCAACCTTGACAAGAGGGTCCTTTTCGCCTGCTATGAGGAGGAGCGGCTTTCTGACTTTCTCAGCATACTCAATTGGGTGAACCCCCTTCCCGTTGCTGAATAGCTTGGTGAAGGGTTTGACTAAGATGTATAGCCACTCAGGAAGGCCGGAGAAATACTTCAGACCGCGCGCCCCAGTTCTGTCGAGGTGCATGGGCGGACTGTCGGCGACACCACAGCAGACCTCCGGAATATCCGCGAGCGAGCGTATGGTGAGCATCCCTCCCATTGAAAAGCCGATAAGTGCTATTTTTTCAGCCTTTTCGGGGTGTTTTTCTTTAAGCCACTCCACTGCCGCTTTCACATCGGCTATCTCCTTATCCCCAACCGTTGTGTATTTCCCCTCGCTCTCCCCGTGGGCGCGGAAGTCAAAGACTAAGACGTTGTAGCCCTCCCCGAGGAGGAATCCAGTGAGGGGCCTCATGTAGACCTCGTCCCACCTGCTCCTCGTGTATCCGTGGAGGGGAATCACCGTCTTATCGCTCTCGTTGGGAATCCACCAGCCGCTCAGCTTGAGACCATCTTCAGTCTCGATGGTGACATCCTCGTAGTCGAAGCCAAAATCCTTGGGCGTCCACTCGGCTATGAACCTGGGAGGCTTCACCATTTTGTAGGCCACAAAGGCCGAAAAGGCGAGAAGCAAAAGAATCACAATGATAATGACCTGCAAAATCATGCCCCATCACCCACCTCTTCGAGAACCTTCTTGAGCCTCTCCTTTAAAGGGGGCAGATCTTTTACAACAGTTATCCAGACGATCTCGGGATTTATGCCAAAATAACCGTGGATTAGCCTGTCCCTCATTCCTGCCATGGCCCTCCATGGCACTTCCGGGTACTTTGCGCGGATCTCTGCGGGAACTGCTTTCGCTGCTTCACCGATGATCTCTATACACCTGATAACAGCGTACATCGTCTTTTCATCTCTAATGAACTCCTGAAAGTCCATCCCCTCAACGAAGCGCTGGGCCTTTTCTATGTGCTCCAAGATGTCCTTGATGTAGAGGTCGTACCGCCTCATACCCTTACTGCCTCCCTGCTCACGCTTTCCCACAGCTCTCGCCTCAATGAGTCCTTAGGAATGACGTCCACTTCAATTCCGAGCAAGTCGGAGAGATAAACCTGGAGCATCGAGATGGTCAGCAACCCTACTGGTTCTTCGAACTCAACGAGGAGATCAAGGTCGCTGTCTTCCCTCTGCTCGCCCCTGGCATAGGATCCGAAAACCTCAATGGATCGAACGCCGTACCTTGCCCTCAGCTCGTCCATGTGTTCCCGGAGGATGATCTTTATCTCCTCAAAGCTTTTCACGACCCTCACCATGAAAAATTGTGGGGAAGAAATATTTAACCGTTCTTTACCTCGAGGTTCTTCATCATCCATATCATCGGCATCGCCAGCAGCACCAGCACCGCCCCTATTGGGAAGAGTATCCGGTAGTTCTCGCCGGCGAGATCAACTATCGCACCGCCGATGACGCCCGCAAGCAGAACTGGTAGTGAACGGGTCGCCTCGAAGAAGCCGTAGTAACGCCCCGTGAAGGCCTCCCTCTCAAACTTGGTGAGGAGGTCGCCGATAACCGGGTAGGAGGCCGCCATCAGGATTCCCCAGCCGAGTCCGGCGACTCCGAGGGCGATGACTATCTGGGTCTGGCTCGTTATGAACCATCCCCAGAGCTGGGGGAGGGCGAATATGACTCCGCCGAGGATTATGCTGAGCCTCCTTCCCAGCTTATCGTAGATAATCCCACCAGGAAGTGCCCCGAGGAGGACGGTGACGTTGAAGAGTGCCATGAGGTACAGGCCGAGCGAGGTAACGGCCTTCACGTTCTCCTCGGTGGCCGAGCCGTGGAGTATGTACGCCAGTATCCCGTAGAGGAATATGGCTATGAACTCAAAGCTCATCCACCAGAGGGTCTGGGCCGCGTAGAACTTGAGGAAGTCGCGGTTCTCGATGATGCTCTTAAGGTAGTCCCACAGGCCCTCTTCTTCCTCTATCTCCGGTGCCTTGGGCTCTTTAACGATGAAATACACGAAGAGGGCCGCACCGATGAGGAAGAACGCCGTGACGAGGAAGGGTATCTTGAGGTAGGGCGTCTGGGCTAGGGCTTTAATACCCTCGCTCTCCCCGGTCTCGGCAACGGCCTTCGCTATGAGGAATCCTGCCAGGCCGAAGAGGAAGAGGTTGCCCGCCCATTCGAGGAGGGTTATGACCCCGCTCGCCTTGCCGCGCTGGCCGCTCTCGATGGTGTCCGGCATCAGCGCCCTGAACTGTGCCGTGTAAAGATGCATCGAGAGGTAGAAGAAGCCAAGGGTGAGCGCAAAGCCCCACAGCGGAACGCCCATCGCGTAGCCGGTGTATACCATCAGGGCCGCTATCCCTGCCAGAACTCCCCCAGCCATGATAAACGGTCTCCTCCTGCCGTGCCTTGACCTCAGGGTATCGCTGTAATAGCCGAGCAGAACCGGGACGAACAGGCCGATTATACCCTCAAACGCGAGTATTGTACCCTTTACAAACGCAGACTGTGTGTAACTGGACAGCAGCGGGAAGGAAAGCCCCTTGTTGAGCGCCCAGCCAACACTTCTGCTGAAGCCGAGCAGTGCCAGGCCGAGAACAACTCCCCAGCTGAAGCCCTTCCGCTCCATGGTTTCACCCCCTTATTTTACACACTTATGTCAAAAAGGAGTTTTTACGTTTTCGGTGGGGCTAATAAGGAAACTGGAAAGAGGAGGCCCTCAGTCCATGTCGGGAACGTAGTCGAGGGCGGTGCCCCTGTTTTTCACTATGTCTCCGCGCCTGACGAACTGCATCGCTATGGCCGCGAGGACAAAGAACACCACGGCGAAGGGCAACAGTGTCCTGTATCCGATGACATCTAGGAAGGCCCCCGCTAAGGGTGGTGCAACGAGGTTCGCCGCCTGACTGAAGAAGTAGTAGAGCCCAGTGTAGCCGCCCAGCTTCTCCTCCGTCGTCATGTCCACGACCATCGGCAGGGAGTTGACGTTCACCATCGCCCAGCCCATGCCTCCGACGAAGAAGAGCCCCATGAACGTCATGACGACCGGGTCGCTGAGGGAGCTCGACTCCGGCTTTGTTCCCTCGCCGACCAAGTAAGCCCCGATAAGGATGGCCACAATCATCGTGAGGCCAAGGGTTATCGTCCTGCGCCTTCCGAGGCGGGCGCCTATGAAGCCGGCAGGAATGGCGAAGAGCATGAAGCTTAAGCTGAAGACGCCTAGCATGAACGCTCCAGTGCTTTCCTCGATGCCGAGGTAGTACTTGGCGTAGCTGGTGAAGAAGGTCTCTAGGGAGTTGAATGCGATGAACCAGAGGAAGATGGCCACCAGTATTGCGAGTAGGCTCCTCTCATGGCTTGCAAAGACGTCCTTGAGGTTCTCCCTGAGTTCGCCAAAGCTCTTGTGTGACGTTTCGGAGAGCAGCTTTCTGATGCTCACCTTCTTACCGGGGACGCGGTACTCCTCGGGTTCGGGAACCGCGAGGACGACGAGCAGGTTGGCGAGGAGCATCACAGCGGCGCCGAAGTAGAACGGGTAAGCGTAGTTCATGTCGTAGAGGGCCTTGCCACCGAAGTAAGCCAGCAGAGCGCCAAGGCCGCCCATGAAGTTGATTATCCCGTTCGCCTGGCTCCTCTTCTCGCTCGGCGTGATGTCCGGCATAAAGGCAACAACTGGGGAGCGGAAGAGGGCCATAAAGAAGTTCATGAAAACAATCGTCCCCATGAAGAGGGCTAGGTTGGCGTGCTCCCTCGCCACCGGTATGAGCGCAAACATCAGCGCGGCGGACGGCGCACCGAGAAGGATGTAGGGCTTTCTCCTGCCCAGTCTCGTCCGAGTCATGTCGCTGAGGGCACCGAGGAACGGGAGGAGGAGAACCGCGAAGAGGTTGTCGATGGTCATGATGAAGCCGGTCACCGTCTTGCTGAGATGGAATGTGTCCTGCAGGAAGATCGGTATGTACGCGTTGTAGAGGGCCCAGATTATGCTTATGCCGAAGAATCCAAAGCCGAGGATGAAAATCCTGCTGTACTTGAACTCCACCACTGTCCATCACCCCGCTATTTTATTCCTCAATGAACTGGAACGTTGGTCTTTTAAGGGTTTTTGACGTCTTTTATGGCCGGTAGTAACCATGAGGCTGTTGCTCCTTGGACACCGTGGTGTTAGGGGAAGGCTCGAGAACACTCTGCCCGCCTTCAGAACGGCCCTCAGGTACGCTGACGGGATAGAGTTCGACGTCAGGCTGACTGGCGACGGAAAGCTTGTTACGCATCATGACCAGGGCTT contains:
- a CDS encoding alpha/beta hydrolase, with translation MILQVIIIVILLLLAFSAFVAYKMVKPPRFIAEWTPKDFGFDYEDVTIETEDGLKLSGWWIPNESDKTVIPLHGYTRSRWDEVYMRPLTGFLLGEGYNVLVFDFRAHGESEGKYTTVGDKEIADVKAAVEWLKEKHPEKAEKIALIGFSMGGMLTIRSLADIPEVCCGVADSPPMHLDRTGARGLKYFSGLPEWLYILVKPFTKLFSNGKGVHPIEYAEKVRKPLLLIAGEKDPLVKVGEVREFYERNRRINPDVELWVTDAAHVRTLKSHPDEWKVKVGEFLRKHL
- a CDS encoding DUF86 domain-containing protein, whose amino-acid sequence is MGKREQGGSKGMRRYDLYIKDILEHIEKAQRFVEGMDFQEFIRDEKTMYAVIRCIEIIGEAAKAVPAEIRAKYPEVPWRAMAGMRDRLIHGYFGINPEIVWITVVKDLPPLKERLKKVLEEVGDGA
- a CDS encoding nucleotidyltransferase family protein, which translates into the protein MRVVKSFEEIKIILREHMDELRARYGVRSIEVFGSYARGEQREDSDLDLLVEFEEPVGLLTISMLQVYLSDLLGIEVDVIPKDSLRRELWESVSREAVRV
- a CDS encoding MFS transporter yields the protein MERKGFSWGVVLGLALLGFSRSVGWALNKGLSFPLLSSYTQSAFVKGTILAFEGIIGLFVPVLLGYYSDTLRSRHGRRRPFIMAGGVLAGIAALMVYTGYAMGVPLWGFALTLGFFYLSMHLYTAQFRALMPDTIESGQRGKASGVITLLEWAGNLFLFGLAGFLIAKAVAETGESEGIKALAQTPYLKIPFLVTAFFLIGAALFVYFIVKEPKAPEIEEEEGLWDYLKSIIENRDFLKFYAAQTLWWMSFEFIAIFLYGILAYILHGSATEENVKAVTSLGLYLMALFNVTVLLGALPGGIIYDKLGRRLSIILGGVIFALPQLWGWFITSQTQIVIALGVAGLGWGILMAASYPVIGDLLTKFEREAFTGRYYGFFEATRSLPVLLAGVIGGAIVDLAGENYRILFPIGAVLVLLAMPMIWMMKNLEVKNG
- a CDS encoding SLC45 family MFS transporter, with product MEFKYSRIFILGFGFFGISIIWALYNAYIPIFLQDTFHLSKTVTGFIMTIDNLFAVLLLPFLGALSDMTRTRLGRRKPYILLGAPSAALMFALIPVAREHANLALFMGTIVFMNFFMALFRSPVVAFMPDITPSEKRSQANGIINFMGGLGALLAYFGGKALYDMNYAYPFYFGAAVMLLANLLVVLAVPEPEEYRVPGKKVSIRKLLSETSHKSFGELRENLKDVFASHERSLLAILVAIFLWFIAFNSLETFFTSYAKYYLGIEESTGAFMLGVFSLSFMLFAIPAGFIGARLGRRRTITLGLTMIVAILIGAYLVGEGTKPESSSLSDPVVMTFMGLFFVGGMGWAMVNVNSLPMVVDMTTEEKLGGYTGLYYFFSQAANLVAPPLAGAFLDVIGYRTLLPFAVVFFVLAAIAMQFVRRGDIVKNRGTALDYVPDMD